A single region of the Bacteroides luhongzhouii genome encodes:
- a CDS encoding alpha/beta hydrolase, translating to MKKICLLLFLLCTCIAQAQNVYRTDKDISYISGSETDTYRLERCKLDIYYPENKKDFSTIVWFHGGGMEGGNKFVPKELREQGFAVVAVNYRLSPKAKNPAYIEDAAEAVAWVFKNIEKYGGRKDHIFVSGHSAGGYLSLILAMDKKYMAAYGADADSVAAYLPVSGQTVTHFTIRKERGLPDGIPVVDEYAPVNKARKETAPLVLITGDKHLEMAARYEENALLEAVLKSIGNKKVTLYEMQGFDHGQVLGPACYLIADYVKKFK from the coding sequence ATGAAAAAGATTTGCCTTCTTCTCTTTTTGCTTTGTACTTGCATTGCTCAAGCACAAAATGTTTATCGTACCGACAAAGATATATCTTATATCTCCGGTTCCGAAACGGACACCTATCGTCTGGAACGTTGTAAACTGGATATTTATTATCCTGAAAACAAGAAGGACTTCTCAACTATCGTTTGGTTTCACGGTGGTGGTATGGAAGGTGGAAATAAATTTGTCCCCAAAGAATTGAGAGAACAAGGGTTTGCAGTAGTGGCGGTGAATTACCGTTTGAGTCCGAAAGCAAAGAATCCGGCTTATATCGAAGATGCGGCTGAAGCTGTGGCATGGGTTTTCAAGAATATTGAAAAGTATGGTGGTCGTAAGGATCATATTTTTGTTTCCGGTCATTCTGCGGGAGGTTATCTTTCGTTGATTCTGGCAATGGATAAAAAGTATATGGCAGCATACGGGGCAGATGCCGATAGTGTGGCTGCTTATCTTCCGGTTAGTGGCCAGACGGTGACACATTTCACTATTCGTAAGGAACGCGGTTTGCCTGACGGCATTCCGGTGGTTGACGAGTATGCTCCAGTAAATAAGGCTCGTAAGGAAACGGCTCCTCTTGTGCTGATTACGGGGGACAAGCATCTGGAAATGGCGGCAAGGTATGAAGAAAATGCGCTGCTGGAAGCTGTCTTGAAAAGTATAGGTAACAAGAAAGTGACTTTGTATGAAATGCAAGGATTCGATCATGGTCAAGTACTCGGCCCGGCATGTTATCTGATTGCAGATTATGTGAAGAAATTCAAATAA
- a CDS encoding cupin domain-containing protein codes for MKTRSDAFQFEKELDWDKPAPGIRRQIMGYDGQLMMVKVEFEKGAVGSMHQHYHSQATYVASGKFELTIGDRKEILSTGDGYYVEPDQPHGCVCLEAGVLIDTFSPMRADFLI; via the coding sequence ATGAAAACACGCAGTGATGCTTTTCAGTTTGAGAAAGAATTGGATTGGGATAAACCGGCTCCGGGAATCCGCCGCCAGATAATGGGGTATGACGGGCAACTGATGATGGTGAAAGTGGAATTTGAGAAAGGTGCCGTCGGTTCTATGCATCAACATTATCATAGCCAAGCTACTTATGTCGCAAGCGGTAAGTTTGAGTTGACCATTGGCGATCGGAAAGAAATTCTCTCTACAGGTGATGGTTATTATGTAGAACCTGACCAGCCTCATGGATGTGTTTGTCTGGAAGCAGGTGTATTGATTGATACATTCAGCCCTATGAGAGCTGATTTCTTAATATAA
- the cysK gene encoding cysteine synthase A has protein sequence MEKIARKLTDLVGNTPLLELSNYNTSNDLKARLIVKIESFNPAGSVKDRIALAMIEDAETKGILHSGATIIEPTSGNTGVGLAFVSAAKGYKLILTMPDTMSIERRNLLKALGAELVLTPGADGMKGAIAKAEELKAVTPGAVILQQFENPANPAMHLRTTGLEIWRDTEGKVDIFVAGVGTGGTVSGVGEALKMRDPSIKIVAVEPSDSPVLSGGKPGPHKIQGIGAGFVPKTYKASIVDEIIQVQNDDAIRTSRELAKQEGLLVGISSGAAVYAATELAKRPENAGKMIVALLPDTGERYLSTILYAFEEYPL, from the coding sequence ATGGAAAAGATAGCAAGAAAATTGACGGATTTGGTAGGTAACACTCCGTTATTGGAACTTAGTAACTATAATACAAGTAACGACCTGAAAGCTCGTTTGATTGTAAAGATTGAATCTTTTAATCCGGCTGGAAGCGTGAAGGACCGCATAGCATTGGCTATGATTGAGGATGCTGAAACGAAAGGTATTTTGCATTCCGGAGCAACTATTATTGAACCGACCAGCGGAAATACCGGTGTGGGATTGGCTTTTGTTTCGGCAGCTAAAGGCTATAAACTGATTCTGACGATGCCCGATACCATGAGTATCGAACGGCGTAATCTTCTGAAAGCTTTAGGTGCGGAATTAGTATTGACTCCTGGTGCCGATGGTATGAAAGGAGCTATTGCCAAGGCTGAAGAACTGAAGGCTGTCACTCCGGGAGCTGTCATCTTGCAACAATTTGAGAATCCTGCTAACCCCGCCATGCATTTACGAACTACTGGTCTGGAAATATGGAGAGATACCGAGGGGAAAGTCGATATCTTTGTAGCCGGAGTAGGTACTGGCGGGACAGTTAGCGGTGTAGGGGAAGCGCTGAAGATGCGTGATCCGAGTATAAAGATCGTGGCAGTAGAACCTTCTGATTCTCCGGTACTCTCGGGAGGAAAGCCAGGGCCGCATAAGATTCAGGGAATCGGTGCAGGGTTTGTTCCTAAAACGTACAAGGCTTCTATCGTAGATGAGATTATTCAGGTGCAGAATGACGATGCCATTCGTACGAGTCGTGAATTAGCCAAACAGGAAGGTTTGTTGGTAGGCATATCTTCAGGCGCAGCCGTATATGCTGCTACGGAACTGGCGAAGCGACCGGAAAATGCAGGGAAAATGATTGTTGCATTATTACCCGATACAGGTGAACGTTATTTATCTACCATTTTGTATGCTTTTGAGGAATATCCTTTATAA
- a CDS encoding SusC/RagA family TonB-linked outer membrane protein encodes MNKQKKRLGSISLCKVVLMCLFLFVFSTAWAAVGQISSKITVTGVVKDVQGEPLIGATIKIKGSAVGTVSDFDGNYSLTNVPVNGVLEFSYVGMNSIEISVSGKKVINAVLSDATQLLDQVVVIGYGSVKKSDLTGSVATVKPEALSDIPANSVEGLLQGRAAGVQVINSSQDPGAGSTVRIRGNSSLRGSNSPLIVVDGFPLGDAGDLKQINTDDIVSMEVLKDASASAIYGSRGANGVIIVTTRRAKEGTTTISVKQQLTFSEFSSKLDLWRDPVMMAMLNNEGRVNGGLQPLYIGANNSAGVYYPSIEELQTTWTTNTRWDELVFRDAPVSNNTTVSVSSANEKTSFNLSANYYTDQGMYIDDDYSKGGYNLNVSHKIYKNFTIRASNILYLGNRNNNGGMAYWRNPIYPVYNEDGTYYQTTAQDYDHPIAIREHKKDKTKMLDVISSGAFEWQVIPQLRFTSQLNYKYGKSTNDQYLPQKYTQVGTENRGRGVIGNTENQNFVSETFANYSQMFGKHEVGAMVGHSYEWYQYRDSYLTANGFVNEALGNENMGAGEKANNIISNGFSKSKLVSGMARLNYTYDNKYLLTATFRADGSSKFGKNNKWGYFPSGAISWKAHEEKFIKKLNTFDELKFRLSYGISGNQGISPYQTLSRYGTTKYYHQGQWLTAIGPGYESGQSGQDGIWKIWSGIPNPDLKWETTAQWDFGIDMAFFNRRLRVTLDVYNKETSDLLRERNLALSSGYDRMWVNDGKIRNRGFEVTIDGVMVDKKDWSLNGTFIFSMNRNKVLDLGSSVESGLLKDARTGMEYEVVGNLSEQYRSYTNILAIGQPINVFYGYKCDGIIQTLPEGLNAGLSGEDAMPGEFKYVNTYDGDGTQGVVNENDKCIIGDPNPDFTASLNLSFRWKKLDASIFLNGVFGNDVLNTKTFGDPHNAALRWTSDNPTNKYPSLRDGRQTRFSDYWIEDGSFVRIQNLTVGYTFDLPKQKVFASKIRLYMNASNLYTFTKFDGYDPEVGQNGIYSGGYPRLRKWTVGLDITF; translated from the coding sequence ATGAATAAACAGAAAAAACGGCTTGGTAGCATATCACTCTGCAAAGTAGTGTTGATGTGCCTTTTTTTGTTCGTATTTTCTACCGCATGGGCTGCGGTAGGGCAAATATCTTCCAAAATTACTGTGACTGGAGTGGTTAAAGATGTACAAGGTGAGCCTCTGATAGGAGCTACTATTAAAATTAAAGGTTCGGCTGTAGGAACAGTTAGTGACTTTGATGGAAATTACTCTCTGACCAATGTGCCGGTGAATGGGGTTTTAGAGTTTTCTTATGTAGGTATGAATAGTATAGAAATATCGGTTTCCGGAAAAAAGGTGATAAATGCGGTGCTTAGTGATGCTACTCAATTACTAGACCAGGTGGTGGTCATTGGGTACGGGTCAGTGAAAAAGAGTGATTTGACGGGATCGGTTGCGACAGTAAAGCCGGAGGCATTAAGTGATATACCGGCTAATTCTGTTGAAGGGTTATTGCAGGGACGTGCGGCTGGAGTACAAGTAATCAATTCGTCACAGGATCCGGGAGCCGGATCAACAGTTCGTATTCGTGGTAATAGTTCGCTGCGCGGATCCAATTCTCCTTTGATTGTGGTAGATGGTTTTCCATTGGGAGATGCCGGTGATTTGAAACAGATTAATACCGACGATATTGTTTCAATGGAAGTATTAAAAGATGCTTCTGCTTCTGCAATTTATGGTTCCAGAGGTGCTAATGGGGTTATAATTGTAACCACTCGAAGGGCGAAAGAAGGAACAACGACGATATCTGTCAAACAGCAACTCACTTTCTCCGAATTTTCTTCCAAATTGGATTTGTGGAGAGACCCCGTGATGATGGCAATGTTGAACAATGAGGGACGTGTGAATGGCGGGTTACAGCCGCTCTATATCGGTGCAAATAATTCTGCCGGTGTTTATTACCCGTCTATTGAGGAACTTCAGACTACTTGGACAACCAATACCCGTTGGGATGAATTAGTGTTTAGAGATGCGCCAGTGTCTAATAATACAACAGTTTCTGTCTCTAGTGCTAACGAGAAGACGAGTTTTAACTTGAGTGCTAATTATTATACGGACCAGGGAATGTATATTGATGATGATTATAGTAAAGGGGGGTATAATCTGAATGTCAGTCATAAGATATATAAGAACTTTACGATTCGTGCATCCAATATTCTATATCTTGGCAACCGTAATAATAATGGCGGAATGGCTTATTGGAGAAATCCGATCTATCCTGTGTATAATGAAGACGGAACTTATTATCAGACTACTGCTCAAGATTATGATCATCCTATCGCTATTCGCGAGCATAAAAAGGATAAAACCAAAATGCTGGATGTTATCTCATCCGGAGCTTTTGAATGGCAAGTGATACCGCAACTTCGTTTCACAAGCCAGTTGAACTATAAATATGGAAAATCTACCAATGACCAGTATCTGCCACAGAAATATACCCAAGTGGGTACGGAGAATCGTGGTAGGGGAGTCATTGGCAACACAGAGAATCAGAACTTCGTTTCCGAAACATTTGCCAATTACTCTCAAATGTTCGGTAAACATGAAGTAGGCGCCATGGTAGGTCATTCTTACGAGTGGTATCAATATCGTGATTCGTATCTGACAGCTAATGGTTTTGTAAATGAAGCATTGGGGAATGAGAATATGGGAGCCGGCGAGAAAGCGAACAATATTATTTCCAACGGGTTCTCGAAAAGTAAATTGGTTTCCGGAATGGCCCGTCTGAATTACACTTATGATAATAAGTATCTGCTTACTGCCACTTTCCGTGCTGACGGTTCTTCTAAATTCGGTAAGAATAACAAGTGGGGGTATTTCCCTTCCGGAGCTATCAGCTGGAAAGCCCACGAAGAGAAGTTTATAAAGAAACTAAATACATTTGATGAATTGAAGTTTCGTTTAAGCTACGGTATTTCGGGAAACCAGGGAATCAGTCCTTATCAGACTCTTAGCCGTTACGGAACAACTAAATATTACCATCAGGGACAATGGTTGACTGCTATCGGTCCGGGATATGAGTCAGGACAGTCCGGTCAAGACGGGATCTGGAAAATTTGGAGCGGAATTCCTAATCCAGACTTGAAGTGGGAAACGACCGCGCAATGGGATTTTGGTATTGATATGGCTTTCTTTAACAGAAGGCTTCGCGTCACTTTGGATGTTTATAATAAAGAGACATCCGACCTGTTGAGAGAAAGAAACCTGGCTCTTTCTTCCGGTTATGACCGCATGTGGGTGAATGATGGTAAGATTCGCAACCGGGGATTTGAAGTAACGATTGACGGAGTAATGGTAGATAAAAAAGATTGGAGCTTGAATGGAACCTTTATATTCTCTATGAACCGTAACAAGGTACTTGATTTGGGAAGTAGCGTCGAATCGGGTTTATTGAAAGATGCCCGTACGGGAATGGAATATGAAGTTGTTGGTAACTTGAGTGAACAGTATCGTTCTTATACTAATATACTTGCTATTGGCCAACCGATCAATGTCTTTTATGGATATAAATGTGATGGAATTATTCAGACTTTGCCGGAAGGACTTAATGCAGGCTTGTCGGGAGAAGATGCTATGCCGGGAGAATTCAAATATGTCAATACGTATGATGGAGATGGGACACAAGGGGTTGTGAATGAAAATGATAAATGTATTATCGGTGATCCCAATCCTGATTTTACGGCAAGTCTGAATCTTTCTTTTCGTTGGAAGAAACTGGATGCGAGTATTTTCCTGAATGGTGTGTTTGGAAATGATGTGTTGAACACCAAGACTTTTGGTGATCCACATAATGCCGCACTCCGTTGGACGTCTGATAACCCGACTAACAAATATCCCAGTCTGCGTGACGGACGTCAGACTCGTTTTTCTGACTATTGGATAGAAGACGGCTCTTTTGTGAGAATCCAGAATCTGACAGTAGGGTATACCTTTGATTTGCCTAAACAAAAAGTGTTTGCCTCGAAGATACGCCTCTATATGAATGCTTCCAATTTATATACATTTACCAAGTTTGACGGATATGATCCGGAAGTCGGGCAAAACGGAATTTATTCCGGTGGATATCCTCGCTTGAGAAAATGGACAGTAGGTCTTGATATAACATTCTAA
- a CDS encoding glycoside hydrolase family 3 N-terminal domain-containing protein, translated as MKLRNIILMTASIAMTACSKQAVPTAIPEDAKIEQQVEELLSKMDLDAKIGQMTELAIDVLGETINGEFQLDEAKLHKAIAEYKVGSFLNAPGPVAQSPEKWNEIISRIQELSMTEIGIPCIYGLDQNHGTTYTLGGTLFPQNINMGAAFNPELTYEAARVTAYETRASNCPWTYSPTVDMARDPRWPRVWENYGEDCLVNAIMGSIAVRGFQGDDPNHIPADRIATSVKHYMGYSMPRTGKDRTPAYISVSELREKCFAPFKACVEAGALTIMVNSGSINGKPVHADRELLTQWLKEDLGWDGMLITDWADINNLYTREHVAADKKEAIEMAINAGIDMAMEPYDLNYCTLLKELVQEKKVPMSRIEDAVRRVLRLKLRLGLFDHPNTLLKDYPLFGSKEHALIALHAAEESEILLKNKDNILPLPQGKKILVTGPNANSMRCLNGGWSYSWQGHLTDRFADKYNTIYEAICNKFGVDHVRLEQGVTYKPEGAYMEENEPEIEKAVTAARNVDIIIACIGENSYCETPGNLSELAISANQSKLVKALSATGKPIILILNEGRPRIINDLEPLADAIIDILLPGNYGGDALANILAGDVNPSAKMPYTYPRHEAALTTYDYRVSEEMDKMEGAYDYNAVVSVQWPFGYGLSYTTFEYSNFQTDKSSFTTGDELRFSVDVTNTGKYAGKEVVMLFSSDLVASLTPENRRLRAFKKVELQPGETQTVTLSIKGSDLAFVNSDGQWILEQGDFRMQCGNQTLNIICK; from the coding sequence ATGAAACTAAGAAATATTATATTAATGACCGCATCTATCGCAATGACTGCCTGTTCCAAACAGGCAGTTCCCACTGCCATTCCTGAAGACGCAAAAATTGAACAACAAGTGGAAGAGCTTCTATCAAAGATGGATCTTGACGCCAAGATAGGGCAAATGACCGAGCTTGCTATTGATGTATTAGGAGAGACGATAAATGGAGAATTCCAATTGGACGAGGCAAAACTCCACAAAGCGATTGCCGAATATAAGGTAGGTTCGTTTCTCAATGCTCCCGGCCCGGTAGCACAAAGCCCGGAAAAGTGGAACGAGATTATCAGTCGAATACAAGAACTGTCGATGACGGAGATTGGTATTCCATGTATCTACGGCCTGGATCAGAATCATGGTACTACCTATACATTGGGCGGCACGCTCTTTCCTCAGAACATCAATATGGGTGCTGCATTCAATCCCGAATTGACCTACGAAGCGGCACGTGTAACAGCTTATGAGACAAGAGCAAGCAATTGCCCCTGGACATACTCCCCCACTGTCGATATGGCGCGCGATCCCCGTTGGCCACGTGTGTGGGAAAACTATGGAGAAGACTGTTTAGTCAATGCCATTATGGGTAGCATTGCTGTCCGAGGCTTTCAGGGAGATGACCCTAACCATATTCCCGCCGACCGAATTGCTACATCCGTAAAACATTACATGGGATACAGCATGCCACGTACCGGTAAAGACCGCACGCCGGCTTATATATCGGTTTCCGAACTGCGTGAGAAATGTTTTGCACCGTTCAAGGCTTGTGTGGAAGCAGGTGCACTGACTATAATGGTCAACAGTGGTTCCATCAACGGAAAGCCTGTACATGCCGACCGCGAACTCCTCACACAATGGCTGAAAGAGGACTTGGGATGGGACGGAATGTTGATCACCGACTGGGCGGACATCAACAATCTTTATACCCGCGAACATGTGGCGGCGGACAAAAAAGAAGCCATCGAAATGGCAATCAATGCAGGTATAGACATGGCTATGGAACCATATGATCTCAATTATTGTACATTACTAAAAGAGTTAGTACAAGAGAAGAAAGTGCCCATGAGCCGCATCGAAGATGCCGTCCGCCGGGTGCTTAGACTTAAATTGCGTCTGGGTCTGTTCGATCATCCGAATACCTTGCTGAAGGATTATCCTCTCTTCGGCAGCAAGGAGCATGCGCTTATCGCACTTCATGCAGCCGAAGAATCGGAAATATTGCTAAAAAATAAAGATAATATTCTTCCGCTTCCTCAAGGAAAAAAGATATTGGTAACCGGTCCGAACGCCAACTCCATGCGTTGCTTGAACGGCGGTTGGAGCTATTCGTGGCAAGGACATCTGACCGATAGATTTGCCGACAAATATAACACCATTTACGAAGCAATCTGCAACAAATTCGGAGTCGATCATGTCCGTTTGGAACAGGGCGTAACCTACAAACCCGAAGGGGCTTACATGGAAGAAAATGAACCGGAGATTGAGAAAGCTGTGACCGCCGCCCGCAACGTGGATATTATTATCGCCTGCATCGGTGAAAATTCATATTGCGAAACACCCGGTAATCTTTCAGAACTTGCCATCTCCGCCAACCAAAGCAAACTGGTAAAGGCACTTTCCGCTACGGGAAAACCGATCATCCTGATACTCAATGAGGGTCGTCCCCGCATTATCAACGACTTGGAGCCATTGGCTGATGCTATTATTGACATTCTATTACCCGGAAACTATGGTGGCGACGCATTGGCGAACATTCTGGCAGGAGACGTAAACCCTAGTGCCAAGATGCCTTACACATATCCGCGACACGAGGCAGCACTGACCACCTACGATTATCGGGTGAGCGAAGAGATGGACAAAATGGAAGGAGCTTACGACTATAATGCGGTAGTTTCCGTTCAATGGCCTTTCGGATACGGATTGAGCTACACCACTTTCGAATACAGCAACTTCCAAACAGACAAATCTTCATTTACCACGGGAGATGAATTGCGCTTTTCCGTAGACGTAACCAATACCGGTAAATATGCCGGAAAAGAAGTCGTCATGCTGTTCAGTAGTGATCTTGTGGCTTCGCTTACTCCCGAAAACCGTAGGTTACGGGCTTTCAAAAAGGTGGAACTGCAACCGGGCGAAACCCAAACTGTCACTCTATCCATCAAAGGCAGCGACTTGGCTTTTGTCAATTCCGATGGGCAATGGATACTGGAACAAGGGGATTTCCGTATGCAATGCGGAAATCAAACGCTGAATATTATATGCAAGTAA
- a CDS encoding glycoside hydrolase family 26 protein codes for MKKQINILLIGLASVFMSCSDVEEVSALYPEYEEVKELSIVDKNATFETKALYSNLWAIQSKGFMFGHHDDLWYGRKWYNEEGRSDTHDVCGDYPAVFSFDVAEIMDDRYQNPENEIRKRVALEAYERGEVLIACAHLNNPLTGGDSWDNSSNEVVKEILKEGSPTHLKFKTWLDRLADFALNLKGKNGELVPVIFRPYHEHTQTWSWWGSSCTTSDEFTSFWKFTVNYLRDTKNVHNLIYAISPQIDSVQGRENFLFRWPGNDYVDFLGMDSYHGLSPVVLTTNMNTLSRLSKELKKPCGVTETGVEGIQRDGVPEKNYWTQQILTPATGQFVSMIVMWRNKYDPSESESHFYSVFKGHASEKSFIKMYESPVSLFSADLPDMYTMAEGMNVK; via the coding sequence ATGAAAAAGCAAATCAATATACTTCTGATCGGATTAGCATCCGTTTTTATGAGTTGTAGTGATGTGGAAGAGGTATCGGCGCTTTATCCGGAATATGAAGAAGTGAAGGAACTTTCTATTGTAGATAAAAACGCGACTTTCGAGACTAAAGCCTTGTATTCTAATCTTTGGGCTATTCAGTCAAAAGGTTTCATGTTCGGACATCATGATGATCTTTGGTATGGTCGTAAATGGTATAATGAGGAAGGACGTTCCGACACTCATGATGTTTGTGGTGACTATCCGGCGGTTTTCAGTTTTGATGTTGCTGAAATAATGGATGATCGTTATCAGAACCCGGAAAATGAAATTCGTAAAAGAGTCGCTTTAGAGGCTTATGAGCGTGGCGAGGTACTTATTGCATGTGCACATCTGAATAATCCGTTGACCGGAGGTGATTCATGGGATAATTCCAGTAATGAGGTTGTGAAGGAGATTCTTAAAGAGGGAAGTCCTACACATCTTAAATTTAAAACTTGGCTGGATCGTTTGGCGGATTTTGCACTGAATCTGAAAGGTAAGAATGGTGAATTGGTTCCGGTCATTTTCCGCCCTTATCATGAGCATACCCAAACATGGTCGTGGTGGGGGAGTTCATGTACTACCAGTGATGAATTTACTTCCTTTTGGAAGTTTACAGTCAATTATTTGCGGGACACAAAAAATGTGCATAACCTTATCTATGCGATTTCCCCGCAAATAGATTCTGTGCAGGGACGTGAGAACTTCCTATTCAGATGGCCCGGCAATGATTATGTGGATTTTTTAGGAATGGATTCTTATCATGGATTGAGTCCGGTTGTGCTGACCACCAATATGAATACCTTGTCTCGTCTGTCGAAAGAACTAAAAAAACCGTGCGGGGTTACAGAAACCGGAGTAGAGGGTATTCAACGTGATGGGGTTCCAGAGAAAAACTATTGGACACAGCAAATTCTTACCCCTGCTACAGGACAGTTTGTCAGCATGATTGTGATGTGGAGAAACAAATATGATCCTAGTGAAAGTGAGTCGCATTTCTATTCTGTATTTAAAGGACATGCCTCTGAAAAGAGTTTTATAAAGATGTATGAAAGTCCGGTTTCGCTTTTCTCTGCCGATTTGCCGGATATGTATACAATGGCTGAAGGAATGAATGTGAAATGA
- a CDS encoding RagB/SusD family nutrient uptake outer membrane protein yields the protein MKKNIYTFILISCILGFSGCSLDEEPYGFYSEDNFYKTEGDAMAAIHYAYATLTYIEYSRALYFIGDMPTEIMTTKGDASVDNRALNLWRIDNFDTNATLVNFFKYSFIAINRANAVIKKMPGTDIDSKLKDQYLGEAYFLRAYNYFCLSRNFGLIPMHYGVVETLSQTGTPLANNMDEIYDLMIDDCKKAEELLPIYSAPIMGRIDRVGAQALLAKIYLYAASAKANNVPLYKEMAKDVNSLYQDAVTYAGRVLGLDPDYPQNTYGFESDLLKIYDVENFAGKENIFLMSMDRTGEAEGQYSKISKMFLPYIEGATIWIKQGDKNEYIKSHDGWGEYRTEVNFYNEFDGNDLRKKDLIVDKVYNEDGTVKAEWKPDGGDFEYPFCRKYIDPKFDGDKTSTRPFLIRFTDIAMVYAEAAGPTTKAYELINFIRHRAGLGDLTPGLPIDEFREKVYEERKFEMAFEGDRMYDIRRWGRIGEIKEVKDAGLNESQYSFYPLPQTEINLNPSLRE from the coding sequence ATGAAAAAAAATATATACACTTTCATTTTAATAAGCTGTATCCTGGGCTTTTCCGGTTGCAGTCTTGATGAAGAGCCTTACGGATTCTATTCCGAAGACAACTTCTATAAAACAGAGGGGGATGCAATGGCAGCTATTCATTACGCTTACGCTACTCTTACCTACATCGAGTATTCACGTGCTCTTTATTTCATCGGTGATATGCCTACTGAAATTATGACTACTAAAGGAGATGCCTCCGTTGATAATCGTGCCTTGAATCTGTGGAGAATTGATAACTTTGATACCAATGCTACTTTGGTCAATTTCTTTAAATACTCATTCATAGCTATTAATCGGGCGAATGCTGTCATTAAGAAGATGCCGGGTACGGATATTGATTCCAAGCTAAAAGATCAGTATTTGGGTGAAGCTTATTTTTTACGTGCATATAATTACTTCTGTCTTTCACGTAACTTCGGTTTGATACCGATGCATTATGGAGTAGTGGAGACGCTGTCACAAACTGGTACTCCTTTGGCAAATAACATGGATGAAATTTATGATTTGATGATTGACGATTGTAAAAAAGCGGAAGAATTGTTACCTATATACTCTGCTCCTATAATGGGACGTATCGATAGGGTCGGCGCACAGGCTTTGTTAGCTAAAATCTATTTATATGCAGCTTCTGCCAAAGCAAATAATGTGCCTTTGTACAAGGAAATGGCGAAAGATGTTAATTCTCTCTATCAGGATGCTGTGACTTACGCGGGAAGAGTATTAGGATTAGATCCGGATTATCCGCAGAATACATATGGGTTTGAAAGTGATTTGCTCAAGATTTATGATGTAGAGAACTTTGCCGGTAAAGAAAATATTTTCTTGATGTCTATGGATAGAACGGGAGAGGCAGAAGGACAATATTCTAAGATATCCAAAATGTTCCTTCCTTATATTGAGGGTGCTACTATCTGGATCAAGCAAGGAGACAAAAATGAATATATAAAATCTCATGACGGTTGGGGAGAATATCGTACGGAAGTGAATTTTTATAATGAGTTTGATGGAAACGATTTGCGTAAGAAAGATCTCATTGTGGACAAGGTGTATAACGAAGATGGAACGGTAAAAGCGGAATGGAAACCGGATGGCGGTGATTTTGAATACCCTTTCTGCCGGAAATACATCGATCCCAAATTTGATGGGGATAAGACTAGTACACGCCCCTTTCTCATTCGTTTTACTGACATTGCTATGGTGTATGCCGAAGCTGCCGGCCCGACTACCAAAGCTTATGAACTGATAAACTTTATCAGACATAGGGCAGGATTGGGAGATTTGACTCCAGGGTTGCCGATAGATGAATTCCGGGAGAAAGTATATGAAGAACGTAAGTTTGAAATGGCTTTTGAAGGAGATCGTATGTACGATATTCGTCGTTGGGGCAGGATTGGAGAAATCAAAGAAGTGAAGGATGCCGGACTAAATGAAAGTCAATATTCTTTCTATCCGTTGCCGCAAACCGAGATTAATCTTAATCCAAGTTTAAGAGAATAA